The Haloplanus salinarum genome includes a region encoding these proteins:
- a CDS encoding archaemetzincin family Zn-dependent metalloprotease has protein sequence MLVDIVPIGDVPAQVKREASAGLRAVYDCEVSVHDVQSIPDGAFDRSRNQYRAEEFIELASRVGDGEKNIGITSEDLYYRRRNYVFGLAYLNGNGSVVSTYRLQTSSDGGITSKPQSEVFADRVRKEIVHEIGHTVGLEHCDNERCVMSFSPTVREVDKKEQNLCGSCDRTLF, from the coding sequence ATGCTCGTCGACATCGTGCCGATCGGGGACGTCCCGGCACAGGTGAAACGCGAGGCCTCTGCCGGTCTGCGGGCTGTCTACGACTGCGAGGTGTCCGTTCACGACGTTCAGTCGATCCCCGACGGCGCGTTCGATCGAAGCCGGAACCAGTACCGGGCCGAGGAGTTCATCGAACTCGCCAGCCGCGTCGGCGACGGCGAGAAGAACATCGGCATCACGTCGGAGGACCTCTACTACCGCCGCCGGAACTACGTCTTCGGCCTCGCCTACCTGAACGGCAACGGGTCGGTCGTCTCCACCTACCGTCTCCAGACCTCCTCGGACGGCGGCATCACCTCCAAACCCCAGTCGGAGGTGTTCGCCGACCGCGTCCGCAAGGAGATCGTCCACGAGATCGGTCACACCGTCGGCCTGGAACACTGCGACAACGAGCGCTGCGTGATGAGCTTCTCCCCCACCGTCCGCGAGGTGGACAAGAAAGAGCAGAACCTCTGTGGCTCCTGCGACCGGACGCTGTTCTAG
- a CDS encoding YbhB/YbcL family Raf kinase inhibitor-like protein, with the protein MDLSSPAFRDGGPIPPEYGYTEANVNPPLEIADTPAAAESLVLVVDDPDALEPAGKVWRHWLVWNVNPTRKRIPEDWATGTATAVEGENDYGEVGYGGPNPPDGEHTYRFRLFALDTTLDLDAGATLDDLERVMEGHVLEEASYEGTYAP; encoded by the coding sequence ATGGACCTGTCGAGCCCCGCCTTCCGGGACGGCGGACCGATCCCCCCGGAGTACGGCTACACCGAGGCGAACGTCAACCCGCCGCTGGAGATCGCCGACACGCCCGCGGCGGCCGAATCGCTCGTCCTCGTCGTCGACGACCCGGACGCCCTCGAACCCGCGGGCAAGGTGTGGCGCCACTGGCTGGTGTGGAACGTCAACCCGACGCGCAAGCGGATCCCCGAGGACTGGGCGACCGGGACGGCCACCGCCGTCGAGGGCGAGAACGACTACGGCGAGGTGGGCTACGGCGGCCCGAACCCGCCGGACGGCGAGCACACCTACCGGTTCCGGCTGTTCGCGCTCGACACGACGCTCGATCTGGACGCCGGGGCGACCCTCGACGACCTAGAGCGAGTGATGGAGGGACACGTCCTCGAGGAGGCGAGTTACGAGGGGACGTACGCGCCCTAG